GTCACTTCCCTACATCATTTCATAACCCCTAACCTGTCACCTCTCCATTAGTATCCATTACCTCCCATCCATCATATATGTTCCTGCCAGAGTAATTTTGCTAACATACACTCCAGTCATTTTTCTCCCTTGTCTAAAAATCTTTACAAGGTCTAAACTACCACTAGAATAAAGatcatgtttgtttttctggaattCAAAACTTCTAGGATCTGGATGTAAGCTTGCTAAACTTACTTTCTCCTATTTCCCATCTTGCACCCTACCTTCCAGACAAATTATTCCCTGGTTCTTATACAACTTCCTATGTGCACCCCTCCATCTCTGTGTCATCTGTTCCTACATCCTGTACTTCACCATTATCAATCTCCAAATATCCAAAATGCTACCTGAGTAGTCAAGTGTGTCCCAGATCTTTGGCATTGAGGTattctgtttctcctttgaaCTGCTGTGGCACTTCATTTCTCTTATGCTACTAATCACTTTCTATGTGCTAGACACTTACACGGCGACTCCTGCTGAACTGTATGCTCTTTCAGGTCGTGGTTTATTTCTGACTTATTCTGTAGCTCTTTCAGCCTTTACCATTGTGCATTACGTATGGTAGATGCTTAGTTAATACGTGTGGAGAGAAATAATCTGACCCCACAGCAACTCAGTCAAGTGGGTAGGACAAGTAACGTCAGCCCCTTTTGAGAGGTCAGAAGACAGCCTCAAGGAGGTTAAGAGATTGCCTTAGGCCTGTTGCTTTGTGATGCCTGAACGCCTGCTGAAACACCAAGCCAACGTTTCCTTCATGTCCCCACACTGCTTCTCTAAGTGGCTGTCCTCAAGCCAGCAGAATAGAAGACACAATAGCGTATGAATGGTGTCCGGGTTGGAGATTTACCTTTTCCAAACTCCAAGAATTAAAATATGTTATGaaggttcttttaaaaagtattcttttctgtcatttctgaGGAAAGTAGTCATATACTAACCcatctcttgatttttttaaatatttattttatttttttatttattttccttattttttttggctgcgtcatcAGGtcttgcggcacatgggatcttcattgaggcatgcaggatctttcattacGGTGTGTGGTCTCTTGTTGCAGCACCCGGGCATCTCTCTGGTTGTAGcgtgagggttttctctctctagttgagacgTGTGAGCTCCAGCGCgcatgagctctgtagtttgcggcatgcaggctctctcatTGAGACGTGCGAGCTCAGTAAtagtggcgcgtgggcttagttgctgtgcggcgtgtgggatcttagttccctgaccagggatcgaacccgcatcccctgcattggaaggtggattctatACCACTAGACCCCTGGGGAAagaggtaggggtgtgtgtgtgtgtgtgtgtgtgtgtgtgtgtgtgtgtgtgtacacatgtacaTAAGAGGAGGCAGAAAACAGAAAGGCAGTATTTAGTCAAGTTAGGAAAAGAATTAATTAAGGAAGCAGAGGGCAAACAGGAAATCCTTAGCAAACTCCAGATCCTGCATTTAGAGCCACACCACTAGAAAGGAAAACGGTTTGTATATCTCCTGTCACTGGTTGCCACTCTTCAAAGCACGACAGCATGCAAGTTTGGAAGGTTCTAGAAAACTTACCACTTTACTCTCTAACAACTGtcaataatttcctttctttcttagaaaTCATGTTTGAagcattgttttcatttcttaggttttatatatatgtatgttctaatacttcatttttcttccttcaccagaagaagaagaagagcaggTGCCCACCGATGGGGGCACATCAGCAGAAGCCATGCAGGTTCCCTTGGAAGAAGATGATGAActggaagaggaggaaattaTCAATGATGAGAACTTCTTGGGTAAGAGACCGCTGGACAGTCCAGAAGCTGAAGAAATGCCCACGATGAAGCGGCCACGCCTGCTAAGCACTAAAGGGGACGCCCTGGACGTGGTGTTACTGGAGGCTCGAGAGCCACTCAGCTCAATAAACCCCCAGAAGATCCCACCAATGCTGTCCCCCGTCCACGTCCAGGACAGCACGGACCTAGCTCCTCCGTCACCAGAGCCACCAATGTTAGCTCCAGTGGCAAAATCACAGCTGCCAACTGCAAAACCGTTGGAAGCAAGGTCGTTTACACCTAAAACAAAGACTAAAACCAGTTCTCCAGGGCAGAAGACTAAATCACCCAAAATGACTCCATCACCAGCAATGGTCGGAAGTCCTATTCGGTCTCCAAAAACCATATCCAAAGAAAAGAAGTCTCCTGGACGTTCGAAGAGCCCCAAAAGCCCCAAGAGTCCCAAGGTCATCACTCACATTCCCCAAGTACCCATCAGACCTGACACCCCTAACAGGACTCTTTCAGCTACAATAAGTGAAAAAATTAGTAAAGAGACCATTCAGGTGAAACAAATACAAACAGCCCCCGATGCTGGGAAACTGAACCATGAGAATCAGCCGAAAAAGGCCGTCGTGACTGATAAGACCATCGACGACTCTATTGATGCTGTGATTGCACGGGCTTGTGCTGAACGGGAGCCAGACCCTTTCGAGTTTTCTTCTGGGTCCGAGTCAGAAGGAGACATTTTTACCAGCCCTAAGAGGATTTCAGGTTCAGAATGTGCTACCCCAAAAGCTACCACTTCCTCCAGCAACTTCCCCAAGTCCGGGTCCACCCCTCTCCCTCTTTCAGGCGGAGCTTCAAGTTCTGACAATTCCTGGACAATGGACGCATCCATCGACGAGGTGGTCCGGAAAGCCAAGATGGGGACCCCTCCCAGCGTGCCCCCCAGCTTCCCTTACATCTCCTCCCCTTcagtctctcctcccacccctgagCCACTGCACAAGGTATACGAGGAGAAACCCAAAGCGCCGGCCTCCACGGACGtcaaaaagaagctgaaaaaggaaatgaagacgaagatgaaaaagaaggagaagcagagagataaGGAGAGGGACAGGGACAAAAGCAAGGAGAGAagcaaagagaaggagaaagggaaggagaccAGCAAGGAAGCCAAGTATCCCTGGAAGGACTTTCTCAAAGACGAAGAGGCAGATCCCTACAAGTTTAAGATAAAAGAGTTTGAAGATGTGGATCCAAAAGCAAGACTGAAAGATGGAATGGtgagaagggaaaaggagaagcacaaagacaagaagaaagatagagaaaagggCAAAAAGGATAAAGAGAAGCGGGACAAAGAGAAAACGAAAGAGAAAGGCCGAGAAGAGAAGCTGAAGGCTGCCCCAGTCCCCCTGGTCCTGCCCCCCAAGGACATGGCGCTGCCCCTGTTCAGCCCCGCGGCGGCCGTGAGGATCCCGGCCATGCTGCCCTCCTTGACACCCATGCTTCCCGAGAAGCTGTTcgaagagaaagagaagcccaaggagaaggaaaggaaaaaggacaaaaaggagaagaagaaaaagaaggagagagagaaggagaaggagaagaaggagaaggagagggagaaggagaagcgagagagagagaagagggagaaagagaaggagagacacAAGCATGAAAAAGTAAGCACTTTATCCTTGGGGGCCCTGTCTCATCCAAGTTCTATTGAAAGCGCAGGTAAACAAAGCCAGCAATTGTCTTTTTCGGATGTAAATCACCCACAGCTTAACTGGAAACACGTCTGTAATGCgtttacaaaatttaattttaattctcaaACCCATAAACTTGTCATCAACCCCCCTCCCCATACGCTGGAAAACGTTAAAAATTCATAGCCTAAGAGCAATCTCATCACAGACCATCAGCTCTGTGTTAACCACACTAATCTCTGGCAGTTTGAAAAGATCTGTAATCTTCAACAGTgaataatatttttgtaattatcAAGTCTGCAGCATACTAATTTGTACCCAAATATTAGATACCAGGGAAAGGCAGCACCCAGTTTTCTAAGAGCAGGTAAAACCATGGCGCTGTCCTAAGAGGACAGCAAGGCCCATGGAGTCCTTGCTCACTGACTCAGTTTTGTTTGGTGAGCCATTTTTGCAAGTATTTAAGGTTATGCCTGTCTTCTACTTCCTGTAGCATCTCTTATCCttctattttctgccttttttttttttctctcttttgcgatacgcgggcctctcactgctgtggcctctcccgctgcagagcacaggctccggacgcgcaggctcagtggccatggctcacgggcccagccactccgcggcatgtgggatcttcccggaccggggcacgaacccgtgtcccctgcatcggcaggcggactctcaaccactgcgccaccagggaagccctgctttcttttttttaacaggatattttaaaaattttatttatttattttgtttgtggctgcgtgtgggctttctctagttgcggcgagcgggggctactcttcgtcgcggtgcgcgggcttctcattgcagtggtttctcttgttacagagcacgggctctaggcgtgcgggcttcagtagttgtggcacgcgggttcaggagttgtggctcacaggctctagagcacaggcttagtagttgtggcgcacaggcttagttgctccacggcatgtgggatcttcccggaccagggatcgaacctgtgtctcctacattggcaggcggattcttaaccactgcaccacaagggaagtccctcttttctgCTTTAATAAGATTAGGACACGTCTCTGAGTATCTAGCTCATCTGGCAGCGTGGTTGGTGGGTAGAAACTAATTCTAAGTATTTTCCCATGTAAGTAAGTCAGGCTTCCGTAGAATATAGCCAAAGAAACTGATGTTCATCGTGCACTTTGTAGCAAGCAGGACCTCGATCCTATGGGCACAAGATGCGACCTCTGCTTTTATAGCTTTGCTCTCTCTCCACAGTTCTTTGGGTTATAGTGGTTGACTTGTTGatggagaaatttattttaaactttcttaaaAAGTGTCTAAGTGTCTGATGCCATACGTACAGATCCTCAGGTAGCCtttccctgccctctgggagcaTTCCTCTTTGAGGGTGGCTACAAAATCATACCTAGTAATTTTTTCCACATGATAAAATATGCTGTATTTGACCTACAGCAGCTCCATTATCCATACTTTTGCAGTGTTTTCCATTTCAGACTTAACTGGGAAGATTAGTTTAGCTGACAAGCTAGGTAACCTCTCACATTTTTCTgcctaacttttttctttctctgtcccccTTGGctattattctaaaatataaggCAGTGGAATGGAACTTCTGATATTAATAACCGAACATCAGCAAGTTAGCAAGACACAGAAATCCaactcttttttccatttttgaagtCACTTTATCATTGTGTTATTTTTCCATGGTACCCGGAAGATTTTAAAGCACTTCCACGTACCTTAGTGTCTCCCCCGACACACCCGTCACACAGGTCCAGCAGATACTATTATCAACCTTTATGGATGAGAAACAGCCTGAGTGACTTGTCCAGgatcaaggtcacacaaccagcaGGAGCCGGGTCATTTACACACAGACTTACTTCCTGTTTAGAAATGTTTACGGCTGGTGATCCTGCCCGGCAGCGATTAGCCGCTTACCCATCGGGTACCTAGTAACTTGGCAAGTGAGCCCTCAGCACATCAGAGTACTGTTGCTTTCATCACCATCTCACCTCTGGAAAGTCAGTAGAGGTGTTTCAGAGGCCACTGTGAACTTCAGTAAAGCCCATCAGGTTAGCTGGTAACAGCGGCCCATGCTTTTCCTCAGCACCTACCTGACTTTGGCAAAGACATGTCTCTCAGACCATCTTGGCTAGAGGCAAAGGGTCAGTTATGAGTCGCACAGATTTCACCTAACAGAGGAATACAAGTCCTTGTATCAGTTTTGATGGTTATGGATcagtttttaaagataaaaacttACAAAAGTCAGCTATCAgggctttaaaaataataaacgtAATTGTCTCTGGAGTTAGGAGTTCCCATCCTGACTTTTTCAGccctgtgaacttgggcaagtggcttaggtgaggattaaatgagataacatctgAGACCTGCTTAGTACCATTTCTGGCACATAAGTAAATGCTGAATAAGTGGAGAAGGCGGTGATGGGGATGGCGAGTGTTATTATTCCATTTTGAATCAACCCCTAAAACATAGAAACCTGAATAGAGGCGGCTGCTTCATTGGGCCCTGGTGACTGACCTGTGTGTGACAGGGTGAGTCAGCTGTGGTTCCAGTGTTGAAAAATTATGTCTGCTTCCTGGGcatccttttaaattttagcccTTTGCGCAGCTAGGAAAGGGTAAATCTATTGTAACCTGTGGGATGCCATTGACAAGGAGTAGAAATTGAGATATTAACTTAAACATTAGGACTTCTCTTTTTTCAACCCCACTTAATCCCACAAGTATCAAGCCATATGAGTAAATGAAAGTAGACGTGAAATTGAGTTGCATATGATCTAAGAATTTTCTTACATACGCACAGAAGACAACAAGAGTAAATCAAAACAAGGCGTATATAAGCTGCCCCAAGAAAACGTCTGCAGTCAGAAGGCCGAGGGCCGTGGTTTCCTTCCTCCGGCTCCTCAGCAGCTCACAGAAGCAACTGTCCTGGACACGGACCTGGATCAGCAAGcaagggcatttttttttaattaaaagaaaaatctccccATATTTACTTTACCTACCTATAAAGTTTTTACCAGTCATACCCACTTTTATCAATACAAGAACCAATAAAGATCCCATTAATTAAACGGGAATCTGCATGGTAGTTAGAAAGAGCCTTGGGGTTTGGAATCAGGCAGATCTGAGGCAGGtgttttagttctttaatccataggcatttcatctttatttttcattttattttattttatctttttggccgcaccatgcggcatgcgggatgtgccccgaccagggatcgaacccacaccccctgcagaggaagcatggaatcttaaccactggaccgccaaggaatttcCCAGCATTTCATCTTTAAAGTGGGATATGAtaatcacactttttaaaaaactgcagacagtaatagttaacatttattgagtatttactgtaTGCTAAACACCATATATAAGTTTAGTTCCTTATCACAACTCTATCAGGTAGATACTGTAATTACTGTCACTTTAAGATAAGaatctgaggcttagagagatgaataaacttgcccaggatcacacaccCAATAAGTGGTTGAACGGGAACCACAATTTCAACCCGGGCCATCATCAGCTACTATAACTAATGTTCTTAACCACTCTCCTTTcctacatttaaattaaaaatggattaagtgaaataatttatGGCACCTGGTTCAGTGATGCCCCCTCAGAAGGAAAAATCGTTTTTCTAGTAGTGGTAATAATCCAGCATATGGCGATTCATGCAGTCTTCTAATTCCCCTTATGGGCAGCTAGTGTGCATCAGTCAGGGTTAGGAGCGTGCTCTTTCATCTGTTGCAAGTAGAACCAAAGTAACTTTTTATGGAAAACATACTAAGAGCAACGTGTTAAATGGTCACAAACTTGACCATAATAACTTTAGCTGTGATAAACCTAATAGAAAATTTCAGAGCAgtttaaatttttgttataattttgtgtttgtgtttgtcaGTGTATGTATTACATGACTTTATTTCAAACCCTGGCTCTTTTTACTTGTGGcattttcagtaaaaaaataaataagaaaatgtctcATTTATGTTAGTGGAATTGAAGGTTCATATAACCTTGTATAGAAGACAAGCCAAAATCCATCTGTCGAACTTGGAAATATGTCTTTATGCTCTTATTGGAGTATGATCTGAGAAGACCTGGTAGAGTTTCACCCCAAAATGATGACGTCACAGACTGTAGATAAAAAGGCCCAGTACTGGGCCTTGAAGAGCCTGGGCTTTGGCAGTCAGACTGACCTGGCTTttggtctcagctctgccacttcttagTTACTCACCAGCCTCTCCTAACCTCTGACCCTCTGCTTCCTTCACTCTCTACCTCCTCCCATTCGACACCGGGAAGAGACCGCGTCATTATAAAGTATGCTTTCCCTCTGTTTAAGAACAATAGTTTTTATACGTGCTCTAAGAATATTTTGGCTTAAAAGGctttctcttctgccttctcATAGGAAACACTGAGTGAAGACTAGTTTGTGTCATTTAAGATACATGGACTCTGACAATCCAGTTTCTTTACAGTAACCAAGAATGCTGATGATCAACCCAGAGATAATTGGGGTCTGTTTATAATGGAAAGCTCATACTTCTATAATGGAGctccccgcgcccccccccccaccccccgttttTCTCCTGCTGCCTGATCACTTGTTTTATTTGAGCTAACATTGGCAATTGAGTGAGCTAACCTGGTGGTAAATGACATCAGCACACACTTGGTATTTAATGAGTGAGTCCGCTTGGTCCTTGTCAGGCCTGGCCGACAGCTCTGAGGGTTGAGAAAACTGCACAGGGAGGTAGGGTAACTTGCGGACAAGCTGTGACATGACCCAGGCCTGTCTGGTTAAAGCCCGTGGGCTTCTCAGGCCCACGATGGAAGCTGGTGAGGGGGATGAGAATGGCTCACAATCTAGAGTAAAGAGCCATCGTGATTTTTAGAAAACTTTAGTCCCTGATCAGCCCATAGTGAACTCCCGTTCAGCTGCCGTATTTTAAAGGACAGGCAGTGGCGGTCCTCAAAGCTTGAATGATTTCAGTCATCAGAACAATTAAAATGTCTCATGTTTCTCCAGTCTATCCCCAAATCCCTTAGCATCTGCCCCGAAATAGTCTTTTATTGAACTTTAAACAGTTTGTTTTTTAGAGAATGAGAAGTGGTCTCCCCGGTTTGTGCCTTTGAGAGAAGGTCTCCATCGTCTTTCCTTTCTATGTAAAGTACTGTTGACTCGTTTCCAGCCTTTTCTCATCAGCTTTCATGATTAACTAGTGAAATGAAGGgttttcagtaaataaaataacccCAGTAAGAAGGGGGAAATATTCCCTGCTGTTTCTTATAACTATTTGTTCCAAGGGGAAGCCAGTAACTTAATGTTTAAGTGAGTATGTTTGAATTTATCAAAGTTTCCTGAAGTCCATCCCCAAGGCTTCAGAGGAATGAACTGAACACTTACTGAAAGCCCGAGTCCTGTTTCATTGTCCTCGCGGGATCCCACTTGTTATACTTCACCACAACCGTAGATCTTCTGTCtgttgaatattttaaacagTCTATCAGTGTTAGACTATGTTTCTGAATGGAAATAATGTACAGACCTTCATCGTTAAGAAAGATAACAGGATGGTTACCATTTGTCATAGTTCAGCATCTAgaatatttggtttttaaattccGCTTTTCACCAGTAGTATTTCTGGGTGTTTTTCTGACATATTAGCATAGATAGACATCTGAACTAGTGCTGGCTGAACTTGCTGCCACCCTACCTAGCACACATacataggtttttgtttgttttttttttaatgaaagaagtttaacatttaaaaaaacaggaagtaAAACTTGGCCAGATTATATTGACAAAGCTGCCCATTACCTTTGCAGAAAGTCCCTGTCAGAAGATAAACTTTAAAGCTGGAATGCATGAAAGAGTTCCAagatagaatttaaatttaaactgatTCCTTATagataagctttttaaaaatccacctcTTTGCTTCAagtcaggattttaaaaataaatttcccctTTAAATCTCTTGAGCGATTTTCATTTTTTGCAAGGCCGCACTGCTGGTGTCCCGGAAAAATGGAGAGTTAGAGCTTTATCAGTTGGTGCCCTGAGGTATGTGGCAAAGAAGCTAAATCCTTGAAGATTAGCAAAAAAAATGCAGCACATGGCAATAAGGGGCTTATATGACTACTAGTATTAGTTCAGGTGAAAGAAGTATTGCTTATACATAAAACTGGACAAATCCACTGACAATGTATTTTTAGTTAGCTACAAAGGAGTCTTATATTACTGGACTTTGCCTCTTTGGTGAATTGGGAAGCTTAGTAATCCACTGTAAATGCTCTTCTGCGTGCCCCAATTCTCAGCATCGCTCTAAAgtactgttcttttattttaacccTTACAAGCTCTTGTTTCCCCCAGATTTTTGCTTCATGCCATTAAAAGATGGCAGTAAATAATTGAAGTCATTGTCATCTAGTGTGTTGATTGCTGGAACGGACACATGAGAAATTATTTCATGATTGTAGGAAACAtccctgtgtttttatttggGTGGGCATTCAGATAAAGTTAACATAAACAAAAGTCTGGTGaggaatttttatttagaaactgTACTTTCTATATCTACATTGTTAGCATTCTTATTGGTCTTTTTCTATGCTTGCTTCAATTTTATCTTTAAGTTAAATCTGctttaacttctttaaaaatgaaattaaagtatTTAACTATTTTTAGGTAGGGTTGCAAtatgtcctggtttgcctgggacagtcCAGTTTACACCTGTTACATGGTGTAAAtaacatagagaaaaaaatatattttacagtgTACCCTAGACATCTCACAAGTATATGTCATTCATCATAAAAGACATTGACAAAGAGACTAAATAGCTCCATGCAAGACATCAGCATTACCAGAAAAAAGGACTCAGAAATGTTTGGCAAAGAGTCACGAGTCGTATGGTAGAACAGAGGATGAATTTGGTGCCAGGAGAACTGGATTTCAATCATTTACTTACTAACTTTGTAACTGGCCAAAccacttaatctttctgagccctTAGTACATGTGAGTAATTATAGCTTCCACACCTACCTTATAGAGT
Above is a genomic segment from Tursiops truncatus isolate mTurTru1 chromosome 2, mTurTru1.mat.Y, whole genome shotgun sequence containing:
- the TAF3 gene encoding transcription initiation factor TFIID subunit 3 isoform X2, encoding MCESYSRSLLRVSVAQICQALGWDSVQLSACHLLTDVLQRYLQQLGRGCHRYSELYGRTDPILDDVGEAFQLMGVSLHELEDYIHNIEPVTFPHQIPSFPVSKNNVLQFPQPGSKDAEERKEYIPDYMPPIVSSQEEEEEEQVPTDGGTSAEAMQVPLEEDDELEEEEIINDENFLGKRPLDSPEAEEMPTMKRPRLLSTKGDALDVVLLEAREPLSSINPQKIPPMLSPVHVQDSTDLAPPSPEPPMLAPVAKSQLPTAKPLEARSFTPKTKTKTSSPGQKTKSPKMTPSPAMVGSPIRSPKTISKEKKSPGRSKSPKSPKSPKVITHIPQVPIRPDTPNRTLSATISEKISKETIQVKQIQTAPDAGKLNHENQPKKAVVTDKTIDDSIDAVIARACAEREPDPFEFSSGSESEGDIFTSPKRISGSECATPKATTSSSNFPKSGSTPLPLSGGASSSDNSWTMDASIDEVVRKAKMGTPPSVPPSFPYISSPSVSPPTPEPLHKVYEEKPKAPASTDVKKKLKKEMKTKMKKKEKQRDKERDRDKSKERSKEKEKGKETSKEAKYPWKDFLKDEEADPYKFKIKEFEDVDPKARLKDGMVRREKEKHKDKKKDREKGKKDKEKRDKEKTKEKGREEKLKAAPVPLVLPPKDMALPLFSPAAAVRIPAMLPSLTPMLPEKLFEEKEKPKEKERKKDKKEKKKKKEREKEKEKKEKEREKEKREREKREKEKERHKHEKIKVEPVVPAPSPVIPRLTLRVGAGQDKIVISKVVPAPEAKPAPSLNRPKTPPPMPAPAPVPVHVTPAPVPLPLLAPASTPLTGMPAPAPAASGSASSKAPVRSVVTETVSTYVIRDEWGNQIWICPGCNKPDDGSPMIGCDDCDDWYHWPCVGIMAAPPEEMQWFCPKCANKKKDKKHKKRKHRAH
- the TAF3 gene encoding transcription initiation factor TFIID subunit 3 isoform X1, whose protein sequence is MCESYSRSLLRVSVAQICQALGWDSVQLSACHLLTDVLQRYLQQLGRGCHRYSELYGRTDPILDDVGEAFQLMGVSLHELEDYIHNIEPVTFPHQIPSFPVSKNNVLQFPQPGSKDAEERKEYIPDYMPPIVSSQEEEEEQVPTDGGTSAEAMQVPLEEDDELEEEEIINDENFLGKRPLDSPEAEEMPTMKRPRLLSTKGDALDVVLLEAREPLSSINPQKIPPMLSPVHVQDSTDLAPPSPEPPMLAPVAKSQLPTAKPLEARSFTPKTKTKTSSPGQKTKSPKMTPSPAMVGSPIRSPKTISKEKKSPGRSKSPKSPKSPKVITHIPQVPIRPDTPNRTLSATISEKISKETIQVKQIQTAPDAGKLNHENQPKKAVVTDKTIDDSIDAVIARACAEREPDPFEFSSGSESEGDIFTSPKRISGSECATPKATTSSSNFPKSGSTPLPLSGGASSSDNSWTMDASIDEVVRKAKMGTPPSVPPSFPYISSPSVSPPTPEPLHKVYEEKPKAPASTDVKKKLKKEMKTKMKKKEKQRDKERDRDKSKERSKEKEKGKETSKEAKYPWKDFLKDEEADPYKFKIKEFEDVDPKARLKDGMVRREKEKHKDKKKDREKGKKDKEKRDKEKTKEKGREEKLKAAPVPLVLPPKDMALPLFSPAAAVRIPAMLPSLTPMLPEKLFEEKEKPKEKERKKDKKEKKKKKEREKEKEKKEKEREKEKREREKREKEKERHKHEKIKVEPVVPAPSPVIPRLTLRVGAGQDKIVISKVVPAPEAKPAPSLNRPKTPPPMPAPAPVPVHVTPAPVPLPLLAPASTPLTGMPAPAPAASGSASSKAPVRSVVTETVSTYVIRDEWGNQIWICPGCNKPDDGSPMIGCDDCDDWYHWPCVGIMAAPPEEMQWFCPKCANKKKDKKHKKRKHRAH
- the TAF3 gene encoding transcription initiation factor TFIID subunit 3 isoform X3 gives rise to the protein MQVPLEEDDELEEEEIINDENFLGKRPLDSPEAEEMPTMKRPRLLSTKGDALDVVLLEAREPLSSINPQKIPPMLSPVHVQDSTDLAPPSPEPPMLAPVAKSQLPTAKPLEARSFTPKTKTKTSSPGQKTKSPKMTPSPAMVGSPIRSPKTISKEKKSPGRSKSPKSPKSPKVITHIPQVPIRPDTPNRTLSATISEKISKETIQVKQIQTAPDAGKLNHENQPKKAVVTDKTIDDSIDAVIARACAEREPDPFEFSSGSESEGDIFTSPKRISGSECATPKATTSSSNFPKSGSTPLPLSGGASSSDNSWTMDASIDEVVRKAKMGTPPSVPPSFPYISSPSVSPPTPEPLHKVYEEKPKAPASTDVKKKLKKEMKTKMKKKEKQRDKERDRDKSKERSKEKEKGKETSKEAKYPWKDFLKDEEADPYKFKIKEFEDVDPKARLKDGMVRREKEKHKDKKKDREKGKKDKEKRDKEKTKEKGREEKLKAAPVPLVLPPKDMALPLFSPAAAVRIPAMLPSLTPMLPEKLFEEKEKPKEKERKKDKKEKKKKKEREKEKEKKEKEREKEKREREKREKEKERHKHEKIKVEPVVPAPSPVIPRLTLRVGAGQDKIVISKVVPAPEAKPAPSLNRPKTPPPMPAPAPVPVHVTPAPVPLPLLAPASTPLTGMPAPAPAASGSASSKAPVRSVVTETVSTYVIRDEWGNQIWICPGCNKPDDGSPMIGCDDCDDWYHWPCVGIMAAPPEEMQWFCPKCANKKKDKKHKKRKHRAH